From Streptomyces sp. TLI_105, the proteins below share one genomic window:
- a CDS encoding DUF4245 domain-containing protein, with product MVGVAGMRGRQTVRGMFQSLGVIMVAAGVMYLFIPHDESAEPVKAKDYRVELLTAQRAAPYPVLAPEGLGEGWKATVVSYKREKGDAWQLGFLSPDTQYVAVNQSTTEPGKFVPEVTRKAKNTGKTQTVAGRVWQRWEGPKYDALVRTENGATTVVTGTASFERLAEMAGSLQAKKV from the coding sequence ATGGTGGGCGTGGCAGGTATGCGAGGCAGGCAGACGGTACGCGGGATGTTCCAGTCCCTCGGGGTGATCATGGTCGCCGCGGGCGTGATGTATCTCTTCATCCCGCACGACGAGAGCGCCGAACCGGTCAAGGCGAAGGACTACCGGGTCGAGCTCCTCACGGCCCAGCGGGCGGCGCCGTATCCGGTGCTGGCCCCCGAGGGCCTCGGCGAGGGATGGAAGGCGACGGTCGTCTCGTACAAGCGCGAGAAGGGCGACGCCTGGCAGCTGGGCTTCCTCTCCCCGGACACCCAGTACGTGGCGGTCAACCAGTCGACGACGGAGCCGGGGAAGTTCGTGCCCGAGGTGACCCGGAAGGCGAAGAACACCGGGAAGACCCAGACGGTGGCCGGGCGGGTCTGGCAGCGCTGGGAGGGCCCGAAGTACGACGCGCTGGTCCGTACGGAGAACGGCGCGACGACCGTGGTGACCGGCACGGCCTCCTTCGAGCGGCTGGCGGAGATGGCCGGCTCGCTCCAGGCGAAGAAGGTCTGA
- the glpX gene encoding class II fructose-bisphosphatase → MTEHHHLPPELVVSPEAPDRNLALELVRVTEAAAMAAGRWVGRGDKIGADGAAVNAMRTLISTVSMNGVVVIGEGEKDEAPMLFNGERVGDGTGAEVDIAVDPIDGTTLNAKGMPNAIAVLAAADRGTMFDPSAVFYMDKLVTGPEAADFVDINAPVSVNIRRVAKAKNSSPEDITVVILDRPRHEGIVKEIRETGARIKFISDGDVAGSIMAVREGTGVDMLMGIGGTPEGIISACAIKCLGGVIQGKLWPKDEAERQKALDAGHDLDRVLSTNDLVSGDNVFFVATGITDGELLRGVRYRAETATTQSLVMRSKSGTIRQIDSTHRLSKLRAYSQIDFDRAK, encoded by the coding sequence ATGACCGAGCACCACCACCTTCCGCCCGAGCTTGTCGTTTCCCCCGAGGCCCCCGACCGCAACCTCGCCCTGGAGCTGGTCCGCGTCACGGAGGCCGCCGCCATGGCCGCCGGCCGCTGGGTCGGCCGCGGCGACAAGATCGGCGCGGACGGGGCGGCGGTCAACGCCATGCGGACCCTGATCTCCACCGTCTCGATGAACGGCGTCGTCGTCATCGGCGAGGGCGAGAAGGACGAAGCCCCCATGCTCTTCAACGGCGAGCGGGTCGGCGACGGCACCGGCGCCGAGGTCGACATCGCGGTCGACCCGATCGACGGCACCACGCTCAACGCGAAGGGCATGCCCAACGCGATCGCCGTCCTGGCCGCCGCCGACCGCGGCACCATGTTCGACCCGTCCGCGGTCTTCTACATGGACAAGCTGGTCACCGGCCCGGAGGCCGCCGACTTCGTCGACATCAACGCCCCCGTCTCGGTCAACATCCGCCGGGTCGCGAAGGCGAAGAACTCCTCCCCCGAGGACATCACGGTCGTCATCCTGGACCGCCCGCGTCACGAGGGCATCGTCAAGGAGATCCGCGAGACCGGCGCCCGGATCAAGTTCATCTCGGACGGCGACGTCGCCGGCTCGATCATGGCCGTCCGCGAGGGCACCGGCGTCGACATGCTCATGGGCATCGGCGGCACGCCCGAGGGCATCATCTCCGCCTGCGCCATCAAGTGCCTCGGCGGCGTGATCCAGGGCAAGCTGTGGCCGAAGGACGAGGCCGAGCGCCAGAAGGCCCTGGACGCGGGCCACGACCTGGACCGCGTGCTCTCCACGAACGACCTGGTCAGCGGCGACAACGTGTTCTTCGTCGCGACCGGCATCACCGACGGCGAGCTGCTGCGCGGGGTGCGCTACCGCGCCGAGACGGCGACCACGCAGTCGCTGGTCATGCGCTCGAAGTCCGGCACGATCCGCCAGATCGACTCGACGCACCGGCTCTCGAAGCTGCGCGCGTACAGCCAGATCGACTTCGACAGGGCGAAGTAG
- a CDS encoding WhiB family transcriptional regulator → MLQPPHQPLQVAAVPPQRAPAREDEAGPWHAEAVCRRDEAGLFFAPSKEPTAARLAREEAAKRVCARCPVMVECREHALLQPEPYGVWGGLTAAERRVVLARRRRREVELRKAAATGRIAQAG, encoded by the coding sequence GTGCTGCAACCGCCGCATCAGCCCCTCCAGGTCGCCGCCGTACCCCCTCAGCGCGCCCCTGCCCGGGAGGACGAGGCCGGTCCATGGCACGCGGAGGCGGTGTGCCGCCGGGACGAGGCCGGACTCTTCTTCGCCCCGTCCAAGGAGCCGACCGCCGCGCGGCTCGCCCGCGAGGAGGCGGCCAAGCGGGTCTGCGCGCGCTGTCCCGTGATGGTCGAGTGCCGGGAGCACGCGCTGCTCCAGCCCGAGCCGTACGGGGTGTGGGGCGGGCTCACGGCGGCGGAGCGCCGCGTCGTCCTCGCCCGGCGCCGGCGGCGCGAGGTGGAGCTGCGGAAGGCGGCCGCGACCGGGCGGATCGCCCAGGCGGGCTGA
- a CDS encoding DUF1707 domain-containing protein, with protein MDLEKQPEPEKQPRPQRPVAPAEPALAGPAFADPQGSLRASDADRDRIADILRDALAEGRLDAEEHSDRIDAVYRAKTVGELEPIVRDLPSSRTSRDAEPAFAYGPDDPEGPADNLVAIFSSTTRKGRWRVSRRTNAFALFGNVEVDLTEAIFAQRLTTINATSIFGNVEVRVPENISLRGSGSGIFGNFEVVTLEGADPQAPVVVVNGFSIFGNVEAKPKRGKWITDLQGKLRKHLGH; from the coding sequence GTGGACCTCGAAAAGCAGCCCGAACCCGAGAAGCAGCCGCGGCCGCAGCGGCCGGTCGCCCCCGCCGAGCCCGCTCTCGCCGGGCCCGCCTTCGCCGATCCGCAGGGCTCGCTGCGAGCCTCGGACGCGGACCGGGACCGGATCGCGGACATCCTCCGGGACGCCCTGGCCGAGGGACGGCTCGACGCGGAGGAGCACTCGGACCGGATCGACGCGGTCTACCGGGCCAAGACCGTCGGCGAGTTGGAGCCGATCGTCCGAGACCTGCCGAGCTCCCGCACCTCCCGGGACGCCGAACCGGCCTTCGCCTACGGCCCCGACGACCCCGAGGGCCCCGCGGACAACCTCGTCGCGATCTTCTCCAGCACGACCCGCAAGGGCCGCTGGCGGGTGAGCCGCCGGACGAACGCCTTCGCGCTCTTCGGGAACGTCGAGGTGGACCTGACCGAGGCGATCTTCGCCCAGCGGCTGACCACCATCAACGCCACCTCCATCTTCGGGAACGTCGAGGTCCGGGTCCCGGAGAACATCAGCCTGCGCGGCAGCGGCAGCGGCATCTTCGGGAACTTCGAGGTCGTGACCCTGGAAGGGGCCGACCCGCAGGCGCCGGTCGTCGTCGTCAACGGCTTCTCGATCTTCGGGAACGTCGAGGCCAAGCCCAAGCGCGGCAAGTGGATCACCGACCTCCAGGGCAAGCTCCGCAAGCACCTCGGACACTGA
- a CDS encoding fumarate hydratase produces MPEFAYSDLLPLGEDTTPYRLVTSEGVSTFEADGRTFLKVEPEALRKLAAEAIHDIQHFLRPAHLAQLRRIIDDPEASSNDKFVALDLLKNANIAAAGVLPMCQDTGTAIVMGKRGQNVLTSGRDEEALSKGVYDAYTKLNLRYSQMAPVTMWEEKNTGSNLPAQIELYATDGGAYKFLFMAKGGGSANKSFLYQETKAVLNEASMMKFLEEKIRSLGTAACPPYHLAIVVGGTSAEFALKTAKYASAHYLDELPTEGSAETGHGFRDKELEEKVFELTQKIGIGAQFGGKYFCHDVRVVRLPRHGASLPVAIAVSCSADRQAVAKITAEGVFLEQLETDPARFLPETEDAHLDESSDVVKIDLNQPMDEILAELTKYPVKTRLSLSGPLVVARDIAHAKIKERLDAGEEMPQYLKDHPVYYAGPAKTPEGYASGSFGPTTAGRMDSYVEQFQAAGGSKVMLAKGNRSKQVTDACGAHGGFYLGSIGGPAARLAQDCIKKVEVVEYEELGMEAVWKIEVEDFPAFIVVDDKGNDFFQNPAPEPTFTHIPVRQGSQLS; encoded by the coding sequence ATGCCTGAGTTTGCGTACTCCGATCTGCTCCCCCTGGGAGAGGACACCACGCCCTACCGCCTGGTGACCTCCGAAGGTGTCTCCACCTTCGAGGCCGACGGGCGTACGTTCCTCAAGGTCGAGCCGGAGGCGCTGCGCAAGCTGGCCGCCGAGGCCATCCACGACATCCAGCACTTCCTGCGCCCGGCCCACCTGGCTCAGCTGCGCCGGATCATCGACGACCCGGAGGCGTCGAGCAACGACAAGTTCGTCGCGCTCGACCTCCTGAAGAACGCGAACATCGCCGCCGCGGGCGTGCTGCCCATGTGTCAGGACACCGGCACCGCGATCGTCATGGGCAAGCGCGGGCAGAACGTGCTGACCTCCGGCCGTGACGAGGAGGCCCTGTCCAAGGGCGTCTACGACGCCTACACCAAGCTGAACCTGCGCTACTCGCAGATGGCGCCGGTCACCATGTGGGAGGAGAAGAACACCGGCTCGAACCTGCCCGCGCAGATCGAGCTGTACGCGACCGACGGCGGCGCGTACAAGTTCCTCTTCATGGCCAAGGGCGGCGGCTCGGCCAACAAGTCCTTCCTCTACCAGGAGACCAAGGCGGTCCTGAACGAGGCCTCCATGATGAAGTTCCTGGAGGAGAAGATCCGCTCGCTCGGCACGGCCGCCTGCCCGCCGTACCACCTGGCGATCGTCGTCGGCGGCACGAGCGCCGAGTTCGCGCTCAAGACCGCGAAGTACGCCTCCGCGCACTACCTGGACGAGCTGCCCACCGAGGGCTCGGCCGAGACCGGCCACGGCTTCCGCGACAAGGAGCTGGAGGAGAAGGTCTTCGAGCTGACGCAGAAGATCGGCATCGGCGCGCAGTTCGGCGGCAAGTACTTCTGCCACGACGTGCGCGTCGTCCGCCTCCCCCGCCACGGCGCCTCGCTGCCCGTCGCGATCGCCGTCTCCTGCTCGGCCGACCGTCAGGCCGTCGCGAAGATCACCGCCGAGGGCGTCTTCCTGGAGCAGCTGGAGACCGACCCGGCGCGCTTCCTGCCGGAGACGGAGGACGCGCACCTCGACGAGTCCTCGGACGTCGTGAAGATCGACCTCAACCAGCCGATGGACGAGATCCTCGCCGAGCTGACCAAGTACCCGGTCAAGACCCGGCTGTCCCTCAGCGGCCCGCTGGTCGTGGCGCGCGACATCGCGCACGCCAAGATCAAGGAGCGGCTTGACGCGGGCGAGGAGATGCCGCAGTACCTGAAGGACCACCCGGTCTACTACGCGGGCCCCGCGAAGACCCCCGAGGGCTACGCCTCCGGCTCCTTCGGCCCGACGACGGCCGGCCGCATGGACTCGTACGTGGAGCAGTTCCAGGCGGCGGGCGGCTCGAAGGTCATGCTGGCCAAGGGCAACCGGAGCAAGCAGGTCACGGACGCGTGCGGCGCGCACGGCGGCTTCTACCTGGGCTCGATCGGCGGCCCGGCGGCCCGTCTCGCGCAGGACTGCATCAAGAAGGTCGAGGTCGTCGAGTACGAGGAGCTCGGCATGGAGGCGGTCTGGAAGATCGAGGTCGAGGACTTCCCCGCCTTCATCGTCGTCGACGACAAGGGCAACGACTTCTTCCAGAACCCGGCGCCCGAGCCGACCTTCACGCACATCCCGGTGCGCCAGGGATCGCAGCTGTCGTAG
- a CDS encoding HAD family acid phosphatase, whose product MPSAKATATATTALGLTALLVVGPAPAASAADPDTHVTSAAALADVDYTTWRRDVAAVVAEARPYVEARSENAGREKQAIVLDIDNSSLETDFHPFWELPTPAISDVRALVRDAHARGVAVFFVTARPGIIYSLTDWNLKKAGYPVDGLYVRSLPDLFGEVSAYKTEKRAEIEAKGYTIIANIGNNTTDLVGGHAERAFKLPDYGGKLS is encoded by the coding sequence ATGCCCTCCGCCAAAGCCACTGCCACGGCCACCACGGCCCTCGGTCTGACGGCCCTCCTCGTCGTCGGCCCGGCGCCCGCCGCCTCCGCCGCCGACCCGGACACCCACGTCACGTCGGCCGCGGCCCTCGCGGACGTCGACTACACGACCTGGCGCCGCGACGTGGCGGCCGTCGTCGCCGAGGCGCGCCCCTACGTCGAGGCGCGCTCCGAGAACGCCGGCCGCGAGAAGCAGGCCATCGTCCTCGACATCGACAACAGCTCCCTGGAGACGGACTTCCACCCCTTCTGGGAGCTGCCGACCCCGGCCATCTCGGACGTGCGCGCGCTCGTCCGCGACGCCCACGCGCGCGGGGTGGCCGTCTTCTTCGTCACCGCCCGGCCCGGAATCATCTACTCCCTGACGGACTGGAACCTGAAGAAGGCCGGCTACCCCGTCGACGGGCTGTACGTGCGCTCGCTCCCCGACCTGTTCGGCGAGGTCAGTGCGTACAAGACCGAGAAGCGCGCCGAGATCGAGGCCAAGGGCTACACGATCATCGCGAACATCGGCAACAACACGACCGACCTCGTCGGCGGCCACGCCGAGCGCGCCTTCAAGCTCCCGGACTACGGCGGCAAGCTGTCGTAA
- a CDS encoding lipoprotein, which produces MPERARPIRTAVPAALVAAGLLLTACGTTPPPAAPAAPAAPEKTAATAAPEKTAVKAAATLGGPGSACALPVSFGLAEGWKPEAIDDPENPEFAALTRQGPAVVRCEVDAKPTGNIGYLRVWTVAESPARAALEGFVTAADKPSAVTYRETEAGTLPATEVTYTTHSEFTDETKEERAFAVSTPKGTVVIVHLGGLDTDEHRAMLPAYELAKSTTKAL; this is translated from the coding sequence ATGCCGGAGAGAGCACGTCCGATACGTACGGCCGTCCCCGCCGCCCTGGTGGCGGCCGGACTGCTGCTGACCGCCTGCGGGACGACCCCGCCGCCCGCCGCCCCAGCGGCCCCGGCGGCCCCGGAGAAGACCGCTGCCACGGCGGCCCCGGAAAAGACCGCCGTCAAGGCCGCCGCCACGCTCGGCGGTCCCGGGTCGGCCTGCGCGCTGCCCGTCTCCTTCGGGCTCGCGGAGGGCTGGAAGCCGGAGGCGATCGACGACCCCGAGAACCCGGAGTTCGCGGCGCTCACCCGGCAGGGCCCGGCCGTCGTGCGCTGCGAGGTCGACGCCAAGCCCACCGGGAACATCGGCTACCTGCGGGTGTGGACGGTCGCCGAGAGCCCCGCCCGGGCCGCTCTCGAAGGCTTCGTGACGGCGGCGGACAAGCCCTCCGCCGTCACCTACCGGGAGACGGAGGCGGGCACGCTGCCTGCCACCGAGGTCACGTACACGACGCACAGCGAGTTCACGGACGAGACCAAGGAGGAGCGGGCCTTCGCCGTCTCCACCCCGAAGGGCACGGTCGTCATCGTCCACCTCGGCGGTCTCGACACCGACGAGCACCGCGCGATGCTCCCCGCCTACGAGCTGGCGAAGAGCACGACGAAGGCGCTCTGA
- a CDS encoding ricin-type beta-trefoil lectin domain protein: MKRTRSRLRWPVAAVAAAAAALGSMTAAAPAGAADTSTTAGITSVPLSPELEAIRAAEATRIYGSPEERPLAQRRTGLISLGDSEISGEGVGTYESPTNGPTNWCHRSPDAAIHRTGIPADLTFNVSCSGAYTGNIRIGGSKQYADELVQSDNLAVKARNTRIKMVLLVAGANDDLQFGPVMTDCVQRYVLSQGTCEPKYAPGWQARVDALVPKVEQTVRDLKTVMRDAGYADGDYKLVVMGYPSPIGPDFYDNPNFSGKLACGGMGYDSDTKWGRNTAVPAFERGMRTVAADTGAVYLDNSRLFNGHEVCMEDTWARGLYIDLSKPGGLDENSVRQSFHPNKSGHGAFASCLTQIYNSGLREASCADVNSSGTPTLFPLAWDDAYKPLKNQATGNCLDVNAAESANGTAVLGWDCHGGRNQGWWYDSARQTVHTQLTQDRCLDVPGAVYQTGKALIIWNCSGAANQKFVRDGATVRPAAATGLCLTQSAAKEPIRLQNCDGSANQKFA; the protein is encoded by the coding sequence GTGAAGCGCACCAGGTCCAGACTCCGCTGGCCCGTCGCGGCCGTCGCCGCCGCCGCGGCGGCCCTCGGCAGCATGACCGCGGCCGCCCCCGCCGGCGCGGCCGACACGAGCACCACGGCCGGAATCACCTCCGTGCCGCTCTCCCCCGAGCTGGAGGCGATCCGGGCGGCCGAGGCCACCAGGATCTACGGCAGCCCCGAGGAACGGCCGCTCGCCCAGCGCAGGACCGGCCTGATCTCGCTCGGCGACAGCGAGATCTCCGGCGAGGGCGTCGGCACGTACGAGTCCCCCACCAACGGGCCCACCAACTGGTGCCACCGCTCCCCGGACGCCGCCATCCACCGCACCGGGATCCCCGCGGACCTCACCTTCAACGTGTCCTGCTCCGGCGCGTACACCGGGAACATCCGGATCGGCGGCTCCAAGCAGTACGCCGACGAGCTCGTCCAGAGCGACAACCTCGCCGTCAAGGCCCGCAACACCCGCATCAAGATGGTCCTGCTCGTCGCCGGCGCCAACGACGACCTGCAGTTCGGCCCCGTCATGACCGACTGCGTCCAGCGCTACGTGCTCAGCCAGGGCACCTGCGAGCCCAAGTACGCCCCCGGCTGGCAGGCCCGCGTCGACGCACTCGTCCCCAAGGTCGAGCAGACCGTCCGCGACCTGAAGACGGTCATGCGCGACGCCGGATACGCCGACGGCGACTACAAGCTCGTCGTCATGGGCTACCCGAGCCCCATCGGCCCCGACTTCTACGACAACCCGAACTTCTCCGGGAAGCTCGCCTGCGGCGGCATGGGCTACGACTCCGACACCAAGTGGGGCCGCAACACCGCCGTCCCGGCCTTCGAGCGCGGCATGCGCACGGTCGCCGCCGACACCGGGGCGGTCTACCTCGACAACTCGCGGCTCTTCAACGGCCACGAGGTCTGCATGGAGGACACCTGGGCCCGGGGCCTCTACATCGACCTCTCCAAGCCCGGCGGCCTCGACGAGAACTCCGTCCGACAGTCCTTCCACCCCAACAAGAGCGGCCACGGCGCCTTCGCCTCCTGTCTGACCCAGATCTACAACTCGGGCCTGCGCGAGGCGAGCTGCGCCGACGTCAACTCCTCCGGCACCCCGACGCTCTTCCCGCTCGCCTGGGACGACGCGTACAAGCCGCTGAAGAACCAGGCGACCGGAAACTGCCTGGACGTGAACGCGGCCGAGTCGGCCAACGGGACCGCCGTCCTCGGCTGGGACTGCCACGGCGGCCGCAACCAGGGCTGGTGGTACGACTCCGCCCGACAGACCGTCCACACCCAGCTCACCCAGGACCGCTGCCTGGACGTGCCGGGCGCCGTCTACCAGACCGGCAAGGCGCTCATCATCTGGAACTGCAGCGGCGCCGCCAACCAGAAGTTCGTCCGCGACGGCGCCACCGTCCGTCCCGCGGCCGCGACCGGCCTCTGCCTCACCCAGAGCGCGGCGAAGGAGCCGATCCGGCTCCAGAACTGCGACGGCTCCGCGAACCAGAAGTTCGCGTAA
- a CDS encoding aspartate ammonia-lyase, producing the protein MNDTDGYRIEHDSMGEVRVPAHAKWRAQTQRAVENFPVSGQRLERAHIEALARIKAAAAKVNAELGVVEKDRAEAIVSAAEEVAEGRWDEHFPVDVFQTGSGTSSNMNTNEVIATLATERLPEGREVHPNDHVNASQSSNDVFPSSIHIAATAAVTRDLIPALDHLAASLERKSAEFVSVVKSGRTHLMDATPVTLGQEFGGYAAQVRYGVERLRASLPRLAELPLGGTAVGTGINTPAGFSAAVIAEVARATGLPLTEARDHFEAQGARDGLVETSGQLRTIAVSLTKIANDLRWMASGPRTGLAEINLPDLQPGSSIMPGKVNPVIPEAVLMVAAQVTGNDTAVAVAGAAGNFELNVMLPVMAKNLLESVRLLANASRLLADRTVDGVTANAERAREYAESSPSVVTPLNKYIGYEEAAKVAKKSLAERKTIREVVLESGYVERGDLTVEQLDEALDVLRMTHP; encoded by the coding sequence ATGAACGACACGGACGGGTACCGCATCGAGCACGACTCCATGGGCGAGGTGCGGGTCCCCGCGCACGCCAAGTGGCGGGCCCAGACCCAGCGGGCGGTGGAGAACTTCCCGGTCTCCGGCCAGCGCCTGGAGCGCGCCCACATCGAGGCCCTGGCCCGGATCAAGGCCGCCGCCGCCAAGGTCAACGCCGAGCTCGGGGTGGTCGAGAAGGACCGAGCCGAGGCGATCGTCTCGGCCGCTGAGGAGGTCGCCGAGGGGCGCTGGGACGAGCACTTCCCCGTGGACGTCTTCCAGACCGGCTCGGGCACCTCGTCCAACATGAACACCAACGAGGTGATCGCCACCCTCGCCACCGAGCGGCTCCCCGAGGGGCGCGAGGTCCACCCCAACGACCACGTCAACGCCTCGCAGTCCTCGAACGACGTCTTCCCGTCCTCCATCCACATCGCGGCCACCGCCGCCGTCACCCGCGACCTGATCCCCGCCCTCGACCACCTGGCCGCCTCCCTGGAGCGAAAATCGGCCGAATTCGTGTCGGTGGTGAAGTCCGGCCGTACGCATCTGATGGACGCCACCCCGGTCACCCTGGGCCAGGAGTTCGGCGGCTACGCGGCCCAGGTCAGGTACGGGGTCGAGCGGTTGCGCGCCTCGCTCCCCCGGCTCGCCGAACTCCCCCTCGGCGGTACGGCGGTGGGCACCGGCATCAACACCCCGGCCGGCTTCTCCGCGGCCGTCATCGCGGAGGTCGCCCGCGCGACCGGGCTGCCGCTGACGGAGGCCCGCGACCACTTCGAGGCCCAGGGCGCCCGCGACGGCCTGGTGGAGACGTCCGGGCAGCTCCGGACCATCGCCGTCTCCCTCACCAAGATCGCCAACGACCTGCGCTGGATGGCCAGCGGTCCGCGCACCGGCCTCGCCGAGATCAACCTCCCCGACCTCCAGCCCGGCTCCTCGATCATGCCGGGCAAGGTGAACCCGGTGATCCCCGAGGCCGTCCTGATGGTCGCCGCGCAGGTGACCGGAAACGACACCGCGGTCGCGGTCGCGGGCGCGGCCGGGAACTTCGAGCTCAACGTGATGCTCCCCGTGATGGCCAAGAACCTGCTGGAATCCGTACGCCTTCTGGCCAACGCCTCCCGGCTCCTCGCCGACCGCACGGTCGACGGCGTCACCGCCAACGCCGAGCGCGCCCGCGAGTACGCCGAGTCCTCGCCCTCCGTGGTCACCCCGCTGAACAAGTACATCGGCTACGAGGAGGCAGCCAAGGTCGCGAAGAAGTCCCTCGCCGAGCGGAAGACCATCCGCGAGGTGGTGCTGGAGTCCGGCTACGTCGAGCGGGGCGACCTCACCGTCGAGCAGCTGGACGAGGCGCTGGACGTGCTGCGGATGACTCATCCGTGA
- a CDS encoding DUF402 domain-containing protein, which translates to MTGSDGSQHWAPGEHILWRYRGNGTEDVAICRPVTVVRDTPELLAVWMAPGTECVRPVLADGTSVHDEPLATRYTAPRTTERARWSGTGVLKLARPEDPWSVWLFWERGWRFRSWYVNLEEPRTRWSGGIDSEDHFLDISVYPDRSWLWRDEDEFAQAQRAGLMGPEQAARVLAAGRDAVELITSWGTPFADGWEDWRPDPAWRVPTLPADWDRTPARTAP; encoded by the coding sequence ATGACAGGATCGGACGGCTCCCAGCACTGGGCGCCAGGGGAGCACATCCTCTGGCGCTACCGCGGCAACGGCACCGAAGACGTGGCCATCTGCCGGCCGGTGACCGTCGTCCGGGACACCCCCGAGCTGCTCGCCGTCTGGATGGCGCCCGGCACCGAGTGCGTGCGGCCGGTGCTCGCCGACGGCACCTCCGTGCACGACGAGCCGCTCGCCACCCGCTACACCGCCCCGCGCACCACCGAGCGCGCCCGCTGGTCCGGCACCGGGGTCCTCAAGCTGGCCCGGCCGGAGGACCCCTGGTCGGTGTGGCTGTTCTGGGAGCGCGGCTGGCGCTTCCGCAGCTGGTACGTGAACCTGGAGGAGCCGCGGACCCGCTGGTCCGGCGGCATCGACTCCGAGGACCACTTCCTCGACATCTCCGTCTACCCCGACCGCAGCTGGCTGTGGCGGGACGAGGACGAGTTCGCCCAGGCCCAGCGGGCCGGGCTGATGGGACCCGAGCAGGCCGCGCGGGTGCTGGCCGCCGGGCGGGACGCGGTGGAGCTGATCACCTCCTGGGGGACGCCGTTCGCGGACGGCTGGGAGGACTGGCGGCCCGATCCCGCCTGGCGGGTGCCGACGCTCCCGGCGGACTGGGACCGCACTCCGGCGCGCACGGCTCCGTGA